Within Sorangiineae bacterium MSr11367, the genomic segment TCGTCGTCCGCCGGGAGTGCGAGCTTGCGCTTCGCACCGATTTCGCGTGCGAGTTTGATCATCTTCGCGCGCGTCGCCTGCACGACCGGCCATGATTCTTCGTAGAGGCGCGCCGCCGTGGTGTTCAATCGCAGATTGTGCGTGATGGCCCAATCGTATTCGGCCTCACCCATCGCATAACGGTCGCCGGCGAAGGCCTTCTTGACGCCTTTTTCACCCTTCGCGGGATCGTCGAAAAAGGTGGTGGCCACGTAACGATGAAAATCGCGGTAGCCGGCGGCCGCCGTGCGAGACGCTTCGCGGACCTCCGCGAGGAGGGATTCATCGGAGATGTTCACCGCCGCAATGCCCGGGAACTTCGTTTCGAAATAGGGAACACCGGCTTCCGTGGCGGTGAGGCCATTGCGGACCAGCATGCGCACATCGGGGGTGCGCCCCGAGGCCACGCCCATGGCGAGGTTCTCCTGCGCCGTCTTGAAGTAGGGCCCCACACGGCGAAGCCGCGCGGCGAGCCTTCGCCATTCCTCGGGCGTGCCGATGCGCGTTCCCGAGGACGTCATGCCCTGCAGGGTGAAGTCCACGGCGCGCGAGGGCTCGTCGACGTATGTGTCGAGGGCGCGCTCTTGGTCATGCCGCACTTGGTGCTGGTGCAAAAGGAACCGAATTTGGGCCAGCGCCACCTCGCGGTCGATGCGCAGTGCCGGAGTCTTCAAGTCGGTCGCCGCCCGGAATTCCTTGTCCATCGCGGCGAGCCATCGATCCTCGGCCTCCAGCGCAGCCTTCGAGTGATCGCGCAGGCGACCGTCGGCCTCGGCGAGCGACGGATCCAATCCGGCGCCGCCGAGGTACGTGTTGGCCGTCGGGTTGCGGCGCAAAAATTCCAGCACGTAGCGGCGCTCGAGGGCCCGGAAGCCATCGTCTGCGGTCGAGGCCGTGTCCGTGGCGGCCGGTGCCGGGGCTGGCGCGGCGAGCACCGGGCGGGCGCCCTCCCTGTGGGTGGATGCGGATCCTCCGCAGGCTGACACGATTGTAAGAGCAACGAATGCAAGAGCGCGATTCACTCAGGCTCGATAGGGGCGCAAGCGGTCCGCTTCAATGGCACGTGTTTGTCCGGTGAAATAATGCTGAGGTCGTTCGGATCCGACGAAGGGGGTTCCCATGCAGACCGGCCGTGGGACGCGAAGGGCGGCCATGAGTACGATTAACGTCATGTCCGCGACCAAGAGCGATCTGACCATCGCTGCCACGCAGCAGCGTCATCCCGCGCGTGAGGCGCGCGAGGACGTCGTGCCGGTGGCGTCGGCGCCAGAGGGCGCGGAGGCGCGGTTCACACCGCAGCGGCGAAGGCTCTTTGGCGCCGCCGTCGTGACGGGCGCGGTGCTGCTGCAGGCGGGGACGCAATTTTACGTCATTCCGGACAAGTTCCGCGCGGCGGTCCACTCGATGTACCTCGCCATCGAGGTGCCCATTCTCATGGTGGCTTTGTCGGCGACCCACGCATGGGCGCTCCGGCGCAACATGTCCTCGGCGCGCGCCATCGTATCGGGCTCTCTCGTGGCCGGCACCATCGGCTTCGTCGGCGGCGCACTCCTCTGGTTCGTCCAGCAATACCTGGGCGTACGCAACGTTCCGCTGGAGAAGGCGACGCTGTTCGGCCTCTCGTTCAGCCAACTCTATTTCGGTATCTGGGCGCTCGCCTTCGTGTACCCCTTCGCGCAAGAAGACGCGCGGGTGCGGGCGCTCGAGGCCGACAAACTTCGCAGCATGGCCGAGCTTTCCCGGCTGCGCGCGCACCTCGAGCCGCACTTTCTGCTGAATACGTTGAACGCCATTGCCGGGTTGGTCACCGAGGATCCGCGCGAGGCGCGCCGCCTCATCGCCTGCCTCGGCGATCTGTTGCGCGATGCATTGCGCGACGATCACGAGTTTCAATCGCTGAAAGAAGAGGTGGCCTGGCTGAAACGGTATGCCGCCATCCTCGAGGCGCGCCATCGTGGCGAGTTGCTCTTTCAGTGGCACATCGCCAAAGAGCTTTCCGACGTGCAGCTTCCGCGACTGCTTCTGCAGCCGCTGGTCGAAAATGCCGTCAAGCACGGTGCGTTGCGGCGAAAGGGCGGCGGCGGCGAGGTAACGGTGCGGGCCTTCGTGGAAGGTGAGGAAGCGGTGTTCGTGGTCGAGGACAATGGCCCCGGCGTCCCCGAAAAGACGCGCAATGGCACCTTCGGGCTTACCTCGGTGCGGCAACGCCTTTCGCTGCGCTATCCGGGGTCGGCGCTTCGCTTGGCTTCTTCGGCGACAGGCACCGTGTCCACCGTGGCCATTCCGCGGGCGGCACTCGTCAAATCGGGGACATCATGAAATCGGAAGACGGGGGAAGGCTTCGCGCACTGGTGGTCGAGGACGAATGGCCCGCCCGCAACTACCTGGTGGAGCTGCTCCACGGCACGGGCCTCGCGGAGGTGATTGGCGCCGTCGGCGATATCGAATCGGCGCGTGAGGCGATGCGCATCGAGTCGCCCGGTTTCGGGCTCGACGTGCTCTTCGTCGACGTGCAATTCGCCGGCGACGGTGACGAAGCAGGCCTCGACCTGGTGCGGTCGATGACCCCGGGACCGCGCTCGCCCGCCGTGGTGCTGGCGACGGCCTTCGAGCGGCACGCGCTGGAGGCGTTCGACCTGGGCGTCGTCGATTACCTGCTCAAGCCGTTCACCGAGGAGCGCGTCCTGCAGTGCCTTTTGCGCGTGCGCGATCGGCGTGCGTCGCTGTTTCCGCCGGGCAGCACGCCGGCGCCCTCGTCGGGGCCTTCGCGCATCGTGGCCCGCCGGAAAAATAGGCTGGTCTTTCTCGACGCGCCGGAGATATGGGCCTTCGAGGCCGCCGACCGGCTGACCTTCGTCCACACCGTGCACGGCACGTTCGACATCGATTTATCGCTTTCGGCCATCGAAGCTTCGTTCGGTCACGCGTTTCCGCGCGTTCATCGCAATTGGCTGGTGAACGCCGCTGCCGTCAAGGAACTGGAGCGCGACGGCAACGAGACTCACTTGTTCGTGGGCGTGGGTTTACGTGACGAGGGGAATGGAGTGCGGGTGCCCGTTGCTAGGGATCGGGCCCAGGCGATTCGCGAAATGCTATTGGCGAATACGGCAGGACTGCGGCGTATGTAATTGTCCTATGTAAACGCATGTAAACTTCGATGAAAAAGATTCGAAAAGTCGTCACGATGGTGATTGCCATCGCGCTGTTGAGCGGTCTTGCCTTTGGATCGTGGCGTTACCACGAGGCTCACAAAGAGCCTCCCGTGGTTTACAAAACAGCAAAGGCGGAAAAGCGCAGCATCGTGGGGCGCGTCACCGCGAGCGGCACATTGGCTGCGACGGTGACGGTGCAAGTCGGTACCCAGGTATCGGGGCGCATCAAAGAGCTTTATGCCGATTTCAACTCACCGGTAAAAAAGGGCCAGCTCGTGGCCAAGATCGACCCGCTGCTGTTCGAGGCGGCGGTGGAGCAGGCCAATGCCAACTATCTGTCCGCCCAGGCGGATTTGAACAAGTCCAAGGCCACGGCCATGGACGCAGATCGCCAGTACGTGCGCGCCAAGGCGTTGCGCGATTCCGAGCTTGCCTCGCAGAAAGATTTGGAGACCGCCGAGACGGCCGCGCAGGTGGCCCGTGCGTCCGTCGGTGTGTCGGAGGCAGGGCTGGCGCAGGCGCGTGCACAGCTCAATCAGGCCAAGGTGAACCTGTCGTATACGAGCATCATTTCACCCATCGATGGCACGGTCATCTCGCGCAGCGTGGACGTGGGGCAGACGGTGGCGGCCTCGCTGCAGGCCCCAGTCATTTTTACGATTGCCGAAGATTTGCGCAAAATGAAGGTCGACACCAACGTGGCCGAGAGCGACGTGGGCGGGCTCGAGTCGAACATGGAAGTCTACTTCACGGTGGATGCGTATCCGGGCCAGCGCTTCAAGGGCAAGATCGGGCAGATTCGCAATGCCGCGCAGACCGTGCAAAACGTGGTGACGTACGACGCGGTCATCGAAGTCGACAACACCGATTTGAAGCTGCGTCCTGGGATGACCGCCAATACGACCATCGTCTACGCCCAGCGAAACGACGCGCTCTCCGTTCCCAATGCGGCGCTGCGCTTTCGGCCGCCGAATGTCGACGCGGATGCGGACGCGGGGCCGTCGAGCGCCGAGGCTCCGCCGGCGTCGGCGAATCCCAACGGGCCACCCGTACCGCGGCGCACGAGGCCCGCGCGCGGGACGAAGCAGGATGGGACGCACGGTGACCGCAAGACCCTATGGGTTTTGCGCAATGGCAATGCGGTGCCGGTGCGGGTGCACGTCGGCTTGAGCGATGGCACGTACACCGAAATCGTCAACGGTGACCTGCAGGAGGGGGATCAGCCCATCATCGATGCCACGCTGACCGGCAAAAATGCCGCGCCGAGTACGCCCTCGACGTCGCTCCCCCGTGGCGGAGGGCGGCTGTTCTAGGCCATGTTGATCGAACTCGACAACGTCACCAAGGTCTACCAAACCGGCGGCGACGTGGAAGTGCGCGCGCTGGACGGCGTCTCGCTCGACATCGAGGCTGGCGAGTTCGTGGCCGTCATGGGGTCGTCGGGCTCGGGGAAGTCCACCTTGATGAACATCTTGGGTTGCCTGGATCGCCCCACCTCGGGTGGCTATCGGCTGGCCTCGCGCGAGGTCTCGCGCATGAACAAGGTGGAGCTGGCCGAGGT encodes:
- a CDS encoding histidine kinase; translation: MSTINVMSATKSDLTIAATQQRHPAREAREDVVPVASAPEGAEARFTPQRRRLFGAAVVTGAVLLQAGTQFYVIPDKFRAAVHSMYLAIEVPILMVALSATHAWALRRNMSSARAIVSGSLVAGTIGFVGGALLWFVQQYLGVRNVPLEKATLFGLSFSQLYFGIWALAFVYPFAQEDARVRALEADKLRSMAELSRLRAHLEPHFLLNTLNAIAGLVTEDPREARRLIACLGDLLRDALRDDHEFQSLKEEVAWLKRYAAILEARHRGELLFQWHIAKELSDVQLPRLLLQPLVENAVKHGALRRKGGGGEVTVRAFVEGEEAVFVVEDNGPGVPEKTRNGTFGLTSVRQRLSLRYPGSALRLASSATGTVSTVAIPRAALVKSGTS
- a CDS encoding LytTR family DNA-binding domain-containing protein, which translates into the protein MKSEDGGRLRALVVEDEWPARNYLVELLHGTGLAEVIGAVGDIESAREAMRIESPGFGLDVLFVDVQFAGDGDEAGLDLVRSMTPGPRSPAVVLATAFERHALEAFDLGVVDYLLKPFTEERVLQCLLRVRDRRASLFPPGSTPAPSSGPSRIVARRKNRLVFLDAPEIWAFEAADRLTFVHTVHGTFDIDLSLSAIEASFGHAFPRVHRNWLVNAAAVKELERDGNETHLFVGVGLRDEGNGVRVPVARDRAQAIREMLLANTAGLRRM
- a CDS encoding DUF885 domain-containing protein, with translation MLAAPAPAPAATDTASTADDGFRALERRYVLEFLRRNPTANTYLGGAGLDPSLAEADGRLRDHSKAALEAEDRWLAAMDKEFRAATDLKTPALRIDREVALAQIRFLLHQHQVRHDQERALDTYVDEPSRAVDFTLQGMTSSGTRIGTPEEWRRLAARLRRVGPYFKTAQENLAMGVASGRTPDVRMLVRNGLTATEAGVPYFETKFPGIAAVNISDESLLAEVREASRTAAAGYRDFHRYVATTFFDDPAKGEKGVKKAFAGDRYAMGEAEYDWAITHNLRLNTTAARLYEESWPVVQATRAKMIKLAREIGAKRKLALPADDDSAVRAVFAALDRDAPATNDEMFKAYRTTCFRLIDGARRAGLFEIPTDYRLDIMETPEPLRVSIMAAYYPAPPFKASGVGHFYMTPTDQKHQKANFHEMADLCAHEAFPGHDWHYKTMTRFKDEISPLRWLTPGAVEDSSSMWADSMAVEGWGVYAESLMAEPLGDSPHGLLTPEEHLYVLRGIHFRDLRVRVDTGMHIGRLSYDDVVELLANGPTFLTGSCRDRKASPEQRAACERGAQGAARYARSPTQAITYRLGKEAIEAMRREVGGDHAKLQRFHLAFMRQGTIPPGYFRDELLRELR
- a CDS encoding efflux RND transporter periplasmic adaptor subunit, translated to MKKIRKVVTMVIAIALLSGLAFGSWRYHEAHKEPPVVYKTAKAEKRSIVGRVTASGTLAATVTVQVGTQVSGRIKELYADFNSPVKKGQLVAKIDPLLFEAAVEQANANYLSAQADLNKSKATAMDADRQYVRAKALRDSELASQKDLETAETAAQVARASVGVSEAGLAQARAQLNQAKVNLSYTSIISPIDGTVISRSVDVGQTVAASLQAPVIFTIAEDLRKMKVDTNVAESDVGGLESNMEVYFTVDAYPGQRFKGKIGQIRNAAQTVQNVVTYDAVIEVDNTDLKLRPGMTANTTIVYAQRNDALSVPNAALRFRPPNVDADADAGPSSAEAPPASANPNGPPVPRRTRPARGTKQDGTHGDRKTLWVLRNGNAVPVRVHVGLSDGTYTEIVNGDLQEGDQPIIDATLTGKNAAPSTPSTSLPRGGGRLF